TTCGGGCTCGCAGGCGCCGCAGTCTATGCACTCTTCCGGATCGATGTACAGCATCCGTTCGCCGTCCTTGGTGTGAATGCAGTCCACCGGGCATACATCGACACAGCCCTTGTCCATAACGTCAATGCATGGCTCTGCGATAATGTAGGTCATCCGAGTCTCCTCGCTAAAACACGCTTTTTTGAAACAAACCGGCTTTGAGGATGCGTCGAACCCGGTACCGTTGGGTACAAACAATCAAACCAGGCAACGGTTCCGCCGCCAAAATACCGTAGTATAATAGTCGGCCCGCCATGGCCTGTCAAGCCTGAATTCGTTTGACCGCGGACCGGTTCTCCCTTAAGTTCAAAGGCCATGCCACCGTTCGCCGTACCCACCGAGCTGGCCCGCCGTTACGACGTCTGTTTCAAGTCCATAGCCATCGGCAAGTGGGTGAACCTGGACATGC
Above is a window of Gemmatimonadota bacterium DNA encoding:
- a CDS encoding ferredoxin family protein, yielding MTYIIAEPCIDVMDKGCVDVCPVDCIHTKDGERMLYIDPEECIDCGACEPECPVEAIFAEEDTPDEWQNYIQINADFFTDD